CAGGATCTTGACTGACTGAGCTAGAGTCTAAAAGTGAAAAAAGCTTATCTTGGGATAGCGATGATGTACCGGAATATCACCTTTAGCTATTTGTCTGAATGTTTTTAGTATGTAGACTGTTAGGAAATTTTCTTTTGCTTTTATGATTTTAATGTTAAAGTATAATTCCTAGGTGCAATAAGTAGCTGCTGTTGTGTGATAAACACAGCAGAGGAAAGTCCGAGCTCCAAGAAAAGGTAGTGACGGGTAACGCCCGCCGGAGGTAACTCCAGTTATAGGGCTACAGAAAATTACCGCCTAAATATTATTAGGTAAGGGTGAAAAGGTGTGGTAAGAGCACACCATAACAATGGCAACATTGGTAGTCAAGTAACCAACACTAGGAGCAAGATTAAATAGAAGTAGATTTTATGTTTTTCTCATATCTACTCGGGTAAATCGCACGAAGTAAATGGTAACATTTACTCCAGATAAATAGCTACATAAACAGAACTCGGCTTATATTTCACCTAGGCAATGCATGAATGTCAGCCATACTATGTAAATGTATCAAACATTTCACATACCCTGTACGCTCAATTTGACCACCTATATTCCTTTTACTTCTTGGCTTATCTCTTTATTTTATTGTCCCAAATTTGGGAGAAAAACCCTGGACTTGAAGTCCATCCTTTTAAGAATATAATTTTAAGGTGAAAAATCTGAAAGAATGTGGAATATTATAGAAAAAGCAGTCACTCTGTATATATATCACATAGTGTGGATAACAAAATATCGATATCCAGTACTAGTTGGAGATATTGGAAAGAAAGCTAAAGAAGTTGTACAAGAAGTATGTGCAAATAATCAAGTAGAAATTATCAGAGGTAGAGTTGCGTCAAGTCATGTACACGTATACGTTTCTGTACCCCCATACTTAAGTATTAGTAAGTTAGTGCAGTTAATAAAAGGAAAAAGTTCCAGAAAAATCCAGCAAAACTTTCCAGAGCTAAAAAAGAGATATTGGGTTGTGGGCAGTAGGCTACTTTGTCAGGACTAGCGGAAATGTAACTGACGAAATGATAAAAAATTATATTGAAAATCACTCTAAAAAAGAAGATAAATTTGGTGACTTTCAAGTCGAAAGTTAGCATTCTATGCTCTCTCTCAATCTTTGGATTTTAATCCATAGTGGTTGAATTCCTTTTGAACTTAACAAAGCTTGAATTTTAACCGAGCTTTTCCTTTAACTAGTCATTCTCTATCTCTAAAGCCTTACTTTCTTACCTATAACTTTTTAGCTCCGCTTCCAACTTTTCTATCTTTTGTTGCAAATCTTTGTAAAGTTCTAAAAGACTGACCACGTTACCTCACTTTTAGGATTAGTTTTTATCTTACTAAATCTACCTTTTCGCTTCTTCAATCAACAAGTAAATAAAGCATTTCATGCGCTGTCCTTGACTTGTTCTGCTTGATAGTCACTACTGCTTTCGCTTATATTAACACTAGAGTATTCTTCATCGTCAACATACTCTTTTAGAACATATCCTCTACCCCAAACGGTTTCTATGTGGCTTATTCCGTCATTTGCACTTTCAAGTTTTTTACGTAATTTACACATAAAAACATCAACTATTTTGTTGTCTGAAGGTTCGTCCAAGCCATTGTAAAGATGGTTTAAAAACATTTCTTTTGTCAACACTGCTCCTTTACGCAATGCCAGCAATTCTATCATGGAATACTCTTTGTTAGTAAGGTGAACTGTTTTGCCTTTTACCTCAACAATCCTGTGATCAAAATTGATATTCATATTACCAATCTTTATCACTGATTCGGGATGGCCTTTAGTACGTCGGACTATGGCCTTAATTCGAGCTAATAATTCGCTCTTGTGAAATGGCTTGGTTAAGTAATCGTCGGCACCATACCCAAGTCCTTTAGCTTTATGGTTGGCAGCGGAGATACACGAAAGTATTAAAACAGGAACTTTGATTTTTGCACTTCTTAATCTTAACAGTATATCATATCCATCAATATCACCAGGCAGGTGTATATCTAGAATAACTAGATCGTAACAGTCTCCACCCGAGGAAACCATATTATTGTTATAATCTTGTGCAGAAGTAACAACGTCGCAAAAATGTCCATCAGAAGTTAAGGCATTAACTACAGTCCTTGCACTTACTTGATCATCTTCAATTAATAATATACGCATATTTTACACCCCATAAATAATTTATAATTTTAGTAATATATATAACCAAGGAAAGTAACAAATCAAATTTTTATTAATGAATAATAGAAATTACACTTATTAATTAATAGTTAATGTGTCGTTCCAAAATTATACAAATAGATCTAAAATACAATAGATATACTATAATAATACTATTTTTAGTAAATATTGAATAGAAGCTATTTTTATTAAAAGAATACTTAGGTTAATAGATATTTAAACTATTTTATACTTTTATGTTATATTTTTAATTTACTTATTCTACAGTTTTAAATTATAAGTAATACTTTCAGGAATATTGAGTGGTAATATCAGTTTTAGGTGCTGGCGCATGGGGTACAGCAATTGCGATTTCATTAAGTGGTAAGAAAAATGTAATTTTGTGGACTCGCAATAAGGCCATATTTGAATCAATTAAAGAGAAAAGAGAAAGTGACAAGCTACCTGATTGTCCAATTTCTGATAATGTATCAGTAAAATTAGCTATTGAAGATGCAGTGAATGCTTCAGTAATAATTCTAGCTGTTCCCACTCAGTCTCTAAGGGAGATATGTCATCAATTGAATGATTGTAACCTAAAAAAAAATGTAGCAATAATTTTGGCTTGTAAGGGAATAGAAAAATCTACATTAAAATTACCTAGTGAAGTAGTCAATGAAGTTTTACCTAATAATCCTCTTGCTGTTTTTTCTGGTCCTAGCTTTGCTATAGAAGTTGCAAGAAAATTACCATATTCGATGGTTCTTGCATGTCAAAATGAAGTATTAGGTTTAAAATTAGTATCAGAGCTACAGCAAGAAAATATTAAATTGTACCTTAGTAGCGATGTTATAGGAATACAGGTTTGTGCAGCGTTAAAGAATGTTTTTGCTATAGCATGTGGGGTTGTTCTAGGTAGGTTTGGGTTTAATGCTCATGCAGCATTAATTACGAAAAGTATGAGTGAAATTAAGGCTTTATACTCAGCAAAAGTTGGTGACGGCAATGTAGATATAAATACACTACTTGGACCAGCATGCTTAGGCGATTTGGTTGTGACATGCACATCATTAAATTCAAGAAATCTATCTTTTGGATCTAAAGTAGCTAATAGTAATGGTTCTAGTGCTCAGCAGATTTTATCAGAAGGTAAGTCGGTAATTGAAGGTTTTAACACTGCTAAGTCTGCATTTGATTTAGCAGAAAAGCTAAAGATAAAAATGCCCATATGTGAAGCGATCTATAGATTGCTATATGAAAATACTTCTATAGAAGATACTATTTCTGTTCTTGTAAATTAGTTTTATATTTCGGTATATTGTGAAATTTTTATATAAATTAATATCAACATGGTGGCTATCTGGCACGGTAAAACACATGCCAGGTACTATAGGCAGCTTGGCTGCTTACCCAATTGTTCCTATATTACTCAATGACAGAATTTTAGGTACAGCAATTATTTTTTTTTTATTCTTAGTTGGATTATGGTCTACAGGCAATTATATACAACATTACAAAGCTCCGCATGATCCAAAAGAGGTAGTAATTGATGAAGTAGTTGGTCAATTGCTGACAGTACTTCTAGTTTCAATATTATTAGAACAAGAAATGAATAGCTCTGTATTGTTGGTGTGCTTTTTCTCCTTTAGGTTTTTTGATATAATAAAAGTGTGGCCTATAAATTTGATTGATAAAAATACAAAAGGTCCTTTAGGTATTATGCTAGATGATGTTGTAGCTGCAATTTTAGCCTTTGTTTTTATAGGAGCCTTTTATTGTTTATTGTTGATTTATGCAGAATAAAAAAATTTGTTATTCAAGCTTAATTATTCAGAACCTAAAGGATTATATACTTTATGCAACGAATTTGTCCAAGTGGGAAATACATGACGAATTTGATAATGTTATATTTACAGTAAATGGTACCAGAGAATCGTTATTTAATTTTGTGTTTTGTGAAGATCAATGTACTGAGCTTTCCATATGCAGAACTCTAGATTATCTCAAAGCACGAAATATAGAAGCAACATGGATAATAAGTCCACGTATAAAAATAGGGGGTATTTTAGAAAAATGCGAAATAAAACACGTTAACGCACCAAAAAAAGTTTTACTCAATATAAAAGATTATTTTTTGCCTGATGATGCTGTTCCAAATTTGAAGTTCAATGTTGTAAATAGTAGTGAGCTCTTAGAGCAATTAGATTTACACACTTCTAAAATTTTTTATCATAGAATTAGTATTGTTAGCACATTTTTTCGCCAATTATCGAATTATGATGATAAGAGCTCAAGGTTAAGATTTTTTCTTGTAATGCTAAATAACGAAATTGTTGGAACATGCGGTCTTTATATTCAAGACAGCATAGCTGGTTTTTATAGCGATGGAGTTTTACCAATTTACAGGGGTCGTGGAATAGGAACTCAAATGGTTCTAGAAAGAATAAAGATAGCTAGGCAATTTGAGTGCAAATACATAGTAGCACATTGCATGAAACCTTCTGTAAACCTTTATAAGAGATTAGGCTTTAGGGTATTGGGCAATCTTCACTTATATACCTCTTCAGTACAATCTCTTTGCTGAGAGGTTACAAATTTTTATATTTGTTTTAGAATACTATGTTTTTTTTGTATGAAATAGTTTTACTACTAATTCTAGTATTCTTCTTTTTCTCATATTCTAAATTAAAAATTAGTAATAAAATTAAGGACTTACGACATCAAAATGTTATCATAAATAATTTAATAGATACTGTGAATGATGGATTTTATATTTGGGACGCAAAAAAACGTATAGAAAAATTTTCTCCCAATTTACTAATTTTGCTTAATACTGTTTTTTATTCATTTAATGAGTTTGTAAATTTTTTTGAGCAATCAGAAAGCTTAATTAAAAGTTTTGCTGAGGCAAAGGAAATAAATAAATCTTTTACTCTAGATTTAAAGTCAAAAGACAGTGAGGTTTATTGCACATGTTATGGTAAAAGCATAATAGATTATTCTAATAATGTGATTGGTGTGTTGTTATGGATAAGGAATATCTCCGATTATAAGATAAAAGCTAATGAACTTGAGTTAGAAAATAGTAAGCTTATGCGAGAATTGGAGAACTATAAAAAAATTTTTGACTCTTTACCATTTCCAATACTGAAGTACAATAAGAATAAAAAAGTAAGGTTTTATAACTTATTTTATGATAAATATATAGGCAGCTCTAAAAAATTTACTGTTGCAAGTGGCTCCTATAACGTAAAACCAGGAGAGTGTGTAATAACTTACAAGAACGAACCTAAGGTTTTTAATTTTGTTGAAGTTCCAATGCAAAATTCTAATAGCATAGTAATGTATGGAAAAGATATTAGTGATGAAAAAAAATTACATACTGAGCTAAGCAATTGTTTAGCTGCACAAGAAAGTTTGCTTGAGAAGCTATCGATTGCTGTAGCGATATATAGTAAGAATCAAAAGCTAAAATTTTATAATAATGCTTTTATAAAAACTTTTCAGTTTGATCCAAAATTTTTGGAGTCTTATCCAACTTATCACGAGATTATGCTTCACCTATTTGAATCTAAAAAGCTTTTAGGAAAAAAGGATTTTCAAACTATTAATAATCAAAGACATGAGTTGTTTAAAAGATTACTGGAATCATATGGTGAAACAATACATTTCATGAATGGAAGAACGTTTAGAGTATTAACAATACCCTATGCTTCAGAGGGTCTACTATTTTCTTACGAAGAGTGCCAGAAATAACACTCAAATTCCTTCTCTCTCTACCATAAGCTGTTTTACTTTCGCTATCGCTTTTGCTGGGTTAAGCCCTTTCGGGCAGGTTTTTGTACAATTCATTATTGTATGACAACGATACAACTTAAATGGGTCGTTTAAAGAAGCAAGTCTTTCTTCTTTCTTATTATCACGACTGTCAGCAATCCATCTATAAGCTTGCAGTAATACCGCTGGCCCTAAAAATTTATCACCATTCCACCAATAGCTTGGGCAACCAGTCGAACAGCAAGCACATAGTATACAATCAGACAGACCATCCAATTTTTTTCTATCTTCAGGAGATTGAAAGTATTCTTTATTTTGTAAGGCAGATTTATCTGTTTGTAACCAAGGTTTAATCGATTTGTATTGCTCATAAAATTGGCTTAGATCTGGAACTAGATCCTTTACTATATACATATGAGGTAGTGGATATATTTTTACTTCACCTTTTATATCATGTATAGATTTAGTGCATGCAAGAGTGTTGGTACCATCAATATTCATTGCACAAGATCCGCATATTCCTTCTCTGCAAGAGCGTCTAAAAGTTAAGGTTGAATCTATTTCATCCTTTATTTTTATTAATGCATCAAGTACCATAGGGCCACAATTATCCATATCGATAAAAAATGTGTCTATTCTTGGATTTTTATCATCATCAGCAGACCAACGATAAATTTGAAATCTTCTAATATTTTTTGCTCCAGTAGGAGTAGGATAAACCTTGCCCTTTTTATTAACTTTAGAATTTTTTGGTAAAGAAAACTGAACCATATTGCTTACCTTTTACAGCTAAAACCCCTTTTTTGTAAATAACATATTTTGGTATTATCTACCATACTTTTCCTTTTCAAATTCAAGCAAAGCTAAAATCTTGCTCTCTAAACTTTTCATTATAATTTCTTCATCTTCTTTTTGATGATCATAGCCAAGTAAATGCAGCAATCCATGAACTAACATGTGTGCAGTGTGAGTGAGGATAGATATACAGTACTCATGAGACTCTCTTTCTATTGTATCTACTGCAATTGCTATGTCTCCTAGATCACATTCACTAGATAACTGTTCGCATGGAAATGATAGTACATTAGTTGGCTTATCTATTTCTCTAAACTTAAGATTAAGTTGATGTAGCAAGTTATCATCAGCGAGAGCTATTGATATATTTGGTTTATAATGATCTATTTTTAATTCTTTTAGAGAAGCATTAATAATATTTAATACAAAACTCTGTGGGTCCTTCGTAATACTATGCCACCTCTTATCAAGAATATTTACTTCTAACATGAATAAAGCACCAGAAAGGACATTATCCCATCACTTGACATTGGAACCAAAAAAAGAAGAATTATAGACCATCGTATCATACACACAACTATACGAATATTGTACACTAGAAGTATGTCATCCCAGTCTGGGATCCAGGAATTCTGATTAGACATTAG
This sequence is a window from Wolbachia endosymbiont (group B) of Protocalliphora azurea. Protein-coding genes within it:
- the ybeY gene encoding rRNA maturation RNase YbeY codes for the protein MLEVNILDKRWHSITKDPQSFVLNIINASLKELKIDHYKPNISIALADDNLLHQLNLKFREIDKPTNVLSFPCEQLSSECDLGDIAIAVDTIERESHEYCISILTHTAHMLVHGLLHLLGYDHQKEDEEIIMKSLESKILALLEFEKEKYGR
- a CDS encoding phosphatidylglycerophosphatase A, with protein sequence MPGTIGSLAAYPIVPILLNDRILGTAIIFFLFLVGLWSTGNYIQHYKAPHDPKEVVIDEVVGQLLTVLLVSILLEQEMNSSVLLVCFFSFRFFDIIKVWPINLIDKNTKGPLGIMLDDVVAAILAFVFIGAFYCLLLIYAE
- a CDS encoding GNAT family N-acetyltransferase, with the translated sequence MQNKKICYSSLIIQNLKDYILYATNLSKWEIHDEFDNVIFTVNGTRESLFNFVFCEDQCTELSICRTLDYLKARNIEATWIISPRIKIGGILEKCEIKHVNAPKKVLLNIKDYFLPDDAVPNLKFNVVNSSELLEQLDLHTSKIFYHRISIVSTFFRQLSNYDDKSSRLRFFLVMLNNEIVGTCGLYIQDSIAGFYSDGVLPIYRGRGIGTQMVLERIKIARQFECKYIVAHCMKPSVNLYKRLGFRVLGNLHLYTSSVQSLC
- a CDS encoding response regulator transcription factor → MRILLIEDDQVSARTVVNALTSDGHFCDVVTSAQDYNNNMVSSGGDCYDLVILDIHLPGDIDGYDILLRLRSAKIKVPVLILSCISAANHKAKGLGYGADDYLTKPFHKSELLARIKAIVRRTKGHPESVIKIGNMNINFDHRIVEVKGKTVHLTNKEYSMIELLALRKGAVLTKEMFLNHLYNGLDEPSDNKIVDVFMCKLRKKLESANDGISHIETVWGRGYVLKEYVDDEEYSSVNISESSSDYQAEQVKDSA
- a CDS encoding succinate dehydrogenase iron-sulfur subunit encodes the protein MVQFSLPKNSKVNKKGKVYPTPTGAKNIRRFQIYRWSADDDKNPRIDTFFIDMDNCGPMVLDALIKIKDEIDSTLTFRRSCREGICGSCAMNIDGTNTLACTKSIHDIKGEVKIYPLPHMYIVKDLVPDLSQFYEQYKSIKPWLQTDKSALQNKEYFQSPEDRKKLDGLSDCILCACCSTGCPSYWWNGDKFLGPAVLLQAYRWIADSRDNKKEERLASLNDPFKLYRCHTIMNCTKTCPKGLNPAKAIAKVKQLMVEREGI
- a CDS encoding NAD(P)H-dependent glycerol-3-phosphate dehydrogenase — translated: MVISVLGAGAWGTAIAISLSGKKNVILWTRNKAIFESIKEKRESDKLPDCPISDNVSVKLAIEDAVNASVIILAVPTQSLREICHQLNDCNLKKNVAIILACKGIEKSTLKLPSEVVNEVLPNNPLAVFSGPSFAIEVARKLPYSMVLACQNEVLGLKLVSELQQENIKLYLSSDVIGIQVCAALKNVFAIACGVVLGRFGFNAHAALITKSMSEIKALYSAKVGDGNVDINTLLGPACLGDLVVTCTSLNSRNLSFGSKVANSNGSSAQQILSEGKSVIEGFNTAKSAFDLAEKLKIKMPICEAIYRLLYENTSIEDTISVLVN